The following proteins come from a genomic window of Pleuronectes platessa chromosome 2, fPlePla1.1, whole genome shotgun sequence:
- the LOC128447910 gene encoding protein Wnt-2b-A codes for MRGGTVFCLMGSRGVSDSSRTMGIRHGTKIQHHSKPIHKIYFTFILLLLIFTPRVDSSWWYIGALGARVICDNIPGLVNKQRQLCQRHPDLMQSIGEGAKEWIKECQHQFRNHRWNCSTLERDHTVFGRVMLRSSQEAAFVYAISSAGVVYAITRACSVGELKICNCDGHKRGQASDDKGNFDWGGCSDNINYGIKFAKAFVDARERMVKDARALMNLHNNRCGRMAVKRFMKLECKCHGVSGSCSLRTCWLAMSDFRRTGDYLRKKYNTAIEVTMNQDGTGFTVADRDFKGSTRNELVYVENSPDYCLMDRAAGSLGTSGRVCNKSSRGTDGCEVMCCGRGYDTMRVKRVTKCECKFKWCCAVECKDCEDMVDIHTCKPHKRPDWLDIT; via the exons ATGAGAGGAGGAACCGTGTTTTGTCTGATGGGATCTCGAGGTGTGTCCGACAGCAGCAGGACTATGGGGATCAGACATGGGACAAAGATCCAGCATCACTCCAAACCCATCCACAAAATATACTTCACTTTTATTCTGCTTCTGCTCATTTTCACACCGAGAGTGGATTCTTCGTGGTG GTACATCGGGGCGCTGGGTGCTCGGGTGATCTGTGACAACATTCCCGGCCTGGTGAACAAGCAGCGGCAGCTCTGCCAGCGGCACCCGGACCTGATGCAGTCCATTGGGGAGGGAGCCAAAGAGTGGATCAAAGAGTGCCAGCACCAGTTCAGGAACCACCGCTGGAACTGCAGCACGCTGGAGCGAGACCACACTGTGTTTGGCAGAGTGATGCTGCGAA GCAGCCAAGAGGCAGCGTTCGTGTACGCCATCTCCTCCGCAGGGGTGGTCTACGCCATCACCAGGGCCTGCAGCGTGGGGGAGCTCAAGATCTGCAACTGCGACGGCCACAAGCGTGGACAAGCGAGCGACGACAAGGGGAATTTTGACTGGGGTGGATGCAGCGACAACATCAACTATGGCATAAAGTTTGCCAAAGCTTTCGTAGACGCCAGGGAGAGGATGGTGAAAGACGCCCGCGCACTAATGAACCTGCACAACAACCGGTGTGGTCGGATG GCGGTGAAGCGGTTTATGAAGCTGGAGTGCAAGTGTCATGGGGTCAGCGGCTCCTGTTCTCTGAGAACCTGTTGGCTGGCCATGTCGGACTTCAGGCGAACTGGAGACTACCTGCGCAAGAAGTACAACACGGCCATCGAGGTGACCATGAACCAGGACGGGACGGGTTTTACGGTGGCCGACAGGGACTTCAAGGGAAGCACCAGGAATGAGTTAGTATACGTGGAGAACTCGCCAGATTACTGTCTCATGGACCGAGCCGCTG GCTCCTTGGGAACATCGGGCAGAGTGTGCAACAAGTCTTCGAGAGGCACGGATGGCTGTGAGGTCATGTGCTGTGGGCGGGGCTACGACACCATGCGAGTCAAGCGCGTCACCAAGTGCGAGTGCAAGTTCAAGTGGTGCTGCGCTGTGGAATGCAAAGACTGTGAGGACATGGTGGACATTCACACCTGCAAGCCCCACAAGCGACCGGACTGGCTGGACATAACCTAA
- the LOC128454691 gene encoding CTTNBP2 N-terminal-like protein, protein MVEFLRSAEEHMKPKLNMESLSKPELLMLFSILEGELEARDLVIDALKAQRKELFIQERYGRYNLSDPFLALQRDSQAVGGQSKDCSPPASNPLVVLKLVVSHCRRMQEKMLAQLAAAESRHRLVIADLEEEKRRHAEDTAEGDDVTYILEKERERLQQQLEFERSQVRRLEKEQRRIADQLEEERAQHKQLSCALAKECKWASSRALEEGHRQTELSRKLDKEKEACHALEKELEDERRRTLRMEARVEEQLAEFDTEREQLRSRLKKEEAHCQKLQQQVEELKRNLEEVNMVTDAAQVEEEEKEWATKVPPGKTTVDTIEVEDIEEDRNQPVQPKVNGHHCPAETNGHHGPNNVLSETMCQENGNEIPPVHQNQTSVSPSALPPSSPCASPVLAKHPAGSPSPGSYQSPYQAGINQRFHAARHKFQGTIDPEPQSQAVPPAPPLSPKELPTVTSTSSPEVSPVKQMARSTVTQVLSRFTTVQQNAAPKLAAPNNSPFGTDYRSLAAPLSPVIGRAAGALPQGIRSPIIPRADRGNPPPIPPKKPGLAQAPPSPATVPRSSSHFSDSPLSGSCGLTSGQEGVKELDIVVSSN, encoded by the exons gCCCAGCGTAAAGAGCTGTTCATCCAGGAGCGCTACGGCAGGTACAACCTCAGCGACCCCTTCCTGGCCCTGCAGCGAGACAGCCAGGCCGTAGGGGGTCAGAGCAAGGACTGTTCTCCCCCTGCCTCCAACCCGCTGGTGGTTCTCAAACTGGTGGTGAGCCACTGCAGGAGGATGCAAGAGAAGATGTTGGCCCAGCTGGCTGCAGCGGAGAGCAGGCACAGATTG GTCATTGCAGAtctggaggaggaaaagaggaggcaCGCTGAGGACACAGCCGAGGGAGATGATGTCACCTACAtcctggagaaggagagggagcgcTTACAACAGCAG CTGGAGTTTGAGCGTAGTCAGGTCCGGCGGTTGGAAAAAGAACAGCGGCGAATTGCTGACCAGCTCGAAGAAGAACGAGCACAGCACAAACAGCTCTCCTGCGCTTTGGCCAAAGAGTGCAAGTGGGCGAGTTCCAGAGCTCTGGAGGAGGGTCACCGGCAGACTGAGCTGAGCCGTAAACTCGACAAG GAAAAGGAGGCATGTCACGCCTTGGAAAAAGAgctggaggatgagaggaggcgAACGCTTCGGATGGAAGCGCGAGTCGAGGAGCAGCTGGCTGAGTTTGACACGGAGAGAGAGCAACTCCGTTCACGCTTAAAGAAAGAGGAGGCTCACTGTCAAAAGCTACAACAGCAG GtagaggagctgaagaggaacCTGGAGGAGGTGAACATGGTGACAGACGCAGCccaagtggaggaagaggagaaggagtgggCCACCAAAGTTCCTCCAGGAAAAACCACAGTAGACACTATCGAGGTCGAGGACATTGAGGAAGACAGAAACCAGCCCGTGCAACCAAAGGTCAACGGTCATCATTGTCCAGCGGAGACCAACGGGCACCACGGCCCAAACAACGTTCTCTCAGAGACGATGTGCCAAGAGAACGGGAACGAAATCCCTCCAGTTCATCAGAACCAGACGTCAGTCTCCCCCTCCGCTCTGCCTCCTTCCTCCCCCTGCGCCTCACCTGTTCTTGCCAAACATCCAGCAGGCAGCCCCAGTCCTGGTAGCTACCAGTCTCCCTACCAGGCCGGGATCAACCAGCGCTTCCATGCTGCTCGTCACAAGTTCCAGGGTACGATTGACCCAGAACCTCAGTCCCAGGCCGTGCCGccggctcctcctctctcgccAAAGGAACTCCCCACTGTGACCAGCACCTCCTCCCCGGAGGTCAGCCCAGTTAAGCAGATGGCCCGCAGCACAGTCACCCAGGTCCTGTCTCGCTTTACCACTGTCCAGCAGAATGCCGCACCGAAGCTCGCGGCACCAAACAACTCGCCCTTTGGTACAGACTACCGCAGCCTGGCAGCGCCCTTGTCTCCCGTCATTGGAAGGGCAGCGGGGGCTCTTCCCCAGGGGATCAGATCCCCCATCATCCCCAGGGCGGACAGGGGCAATCCTCCACCCATCCCCCCTAAGAAGCCCGGCCTGGCACAGGCCCCTCCGTCCCCGGCGACGGTTCCCAGGTCTTCCAGCCATTTTTCCGACAGCCCCCTCTCAGGCAGCTGTGGCCTCACCTCCGGTCAGGAGGGAGTCAAAGAACTGGACATTGTGGTTTCATCCAATTAA